A region of Bos javanicus breed banteng chromosome 17, ARS-OSU_banteng_1.0, whole genome shotgun sequence DNA encodes the following proteins:
- the SNRNP35 gene encoding U11/U12 small nuclear ribonucleoprotein 35 kDa protein, translating to MNDWMPIAKEYDPLKAGSIDGTDEDPHDRAVWRAMLARYTPNKGVTGDPLLTLFVARLNLQTKEEKLKEVFSRYGDIRRLRLVRDLVTGFSKGYAFIEYKDERSLLKAYRDADGLVIDQHEIFVDYELERTLKGWIPRRLGGGLGGKKESGQLRFGGRDRPFRKPINLPVVKNDQFREGKRERRERSRSRERHWDSRMRDHHDRGREKRWQEREPARAWPEGDWERERDFRDDRVKGREKRDRSK from the coding sequence ATGAATGATTGGATGCCCATTGCCAAGGAGTATGACCCGCTCAAAGCTGGCAGCATTGATGGCACTGACGAAGACCCACACGATCGCGCTGTCTGGAGGGCGATGCTGGCACGATACACCCCCAACAAAGGCGTCACAGGGGACCCCCTCCTCACCCTGTTTGTGGCGAGACTAAACCTGCAGACCAAAGAGGAGAAGTTAAAGGAAGTGTTTTCCCGCTACGGGGACATCCGGCGGCTTCGGCTAGTGAGGGACTTGGTCACAGGCTTTTCGAAGGGCTACGCCTTCATCGAATACAAAGACGAGCGTTCTCTGCTCAAAGCTTACCGGGATGCTGACGGCCTGGTCATTGACCAGCACGAAATATTTGTGGACTATGAGCTGGAGAGGACTCTCAAAGGGTGGATTCCTCGGCGACTTGGAGGAGGTCTGGGTGGGAAGAAGGAATCTGGGCAGCTGAGATTTGGGGGGCGAGATCGGCCTTTTCGCAAACCCATTAACCTGCCAGTTGTGAAAAATGACCAGTTCcgagaggggaagagggagaggagggagcgGTCTCGGTCCCGAGAAAGACACTGGGACTCCAGGATGAGGGACCACCATGACAGGGGTCGGGAAAAAAGGTGGCAGGAGAGAGAACCAGCCAGGGCATGGCCAGAAGGTgactgggagagagagagggacttcAGAGATGACAGGGTcaaggggagggagaagagggacaGAAGCAAGTAG